In Gossypium hirsutum isolate 1008001.06 chromosome D01, Gossypium_hirsutum_v2.1, whole genome shotgun sequence, the genomic window TTAAAGCTCACGTAAGCTCGTTTGAGGCTCGAAAAAGGTTCTATATTGTATTAAAtgattgaaatgataaaaaaaaatctatgtttGACTATGAATTGACTATTATAGTTCTATTTTGTACTGTAGCGATCCATAACTCGTTTCTTGCAACAAagacgggtaaggggtgttacaaacttgaTACTAACTCATAGTTGATGACAGGaccatgataaataattatagtgcatttagtattgtttatctaatgtatttgtgtttaaattttgttttactcataatttaatctaattttttattttaatattgtgcatatttaatgtgttattataattaattaatttcaaaacaatgcgtttcattatttattatatgttatttttaaatacacatctatgttctaaatttataataaacACATGCATATGCGTATGATAAGATTTCTactaataataattttctttaaatctTCAAATATATTAAGtcctaaaataaatattgaaatacatTTTATGATATCAACAAATTATTCTTTTCTCGCTTTTTTCTTGTTCAAAAACTGCGGCTTTTCAAAAAGACGTCGGAATATAAAACACAAGAATATAGTTTTTACTAAAAATGGGCACCAAAACGCCTTTATGCGAGTGTACCGATGGTCGAAGGACAAGGTGGTGTCCCAGTGCCCAACAAAAGGCATACCGACGGCTTAAACCTTCCAATTTCATTCCAGACTATGAATTCCattccttttttatttactttaccaaaatcatcacaacttagaaattgtttaaatttaagaAAGTTACACATGAAAACTCAATTTACAGATTCAAATCACTGAAACTAAGCTTATTCTAATATGAAACAATCAAAATATAATGTGattccttaaattttaaaatttaaatttatctaaTACATGATTTACTCAATAAACATGTCTAATTAAACTGAGGTTAAGAATCAAAATTTTAAGGATAAGGATAGCAACTGAGGTAAGACGAGATTTTTGTTTTTTGTCTCACCTTTATCAAATCTTTATACTTTCTATTTCAATTCTATCCTAAATtcgatttaaaagaaaaaaaactgctAATGACTTTCAAGATGATTTCCTCAATCCAatccaattcaatccaaaattttaaataatgttttataatattttaatttttacaaaattaaattaaattgatactATAAAAtcttacaaaattttaataaatcatcacaaaatatataaaagtatttataaaatcaaaatatatattgtaaaaattcttataaaattaagaaattataattaaaagCCACAAAAATACTTACAAAACTAAATATGTTATTTTAGTAAGGTGGGGCAAAGATTTATATCTTCCAACACTATGAATtgaattaatattataactaaatccaacatcaatttaattaagaatttaaatctttttatttatacaaaacaaataatattattataaaaatatcttatataaatcaataaaatctCACATCTAAGGAAACTTAAGACTGTTTTtaacattcaaatttatcatTCGTTCATAatggatttttttataaatatatttttatataattttttacccACATCATGGCATAccataatttaatatgttttaagaCAATTAATCAAAAAAGGTAATTCAATCCATTCATGACAAACAAAAATTTGCATTGCTTGGAAGCATATATCCAGATGAAAGAAAATGCATCTTGGATCACATATCTAACCATACTGTCAATTACAACTGCAATGCCTTCTCTACTTTTGAGTGTGTAACCAAAGTCCACTGAGCCACATGAAACCGCAGAAGATACATTTTCTATAACCTTAAATTATTCAAATACCAATGCTACAAAGTATTAAGATACAATTTTATGCCATGAAGGAGAAAAATAATCGAATTGGCAAAAATGAGAAATGTCCATAAAGCACGAGCATCATAAAAGGTACTGCCAAAGAAGACATACATTTTCACTCCAGTTCATCCAGCTTAATCTCGTATTGTTCACCAGACGAAAGGATTTTTACACCAACCATACCCTTCTGCCACTCAGTATTTCCTACCAATACTAGTCTTTGCGCATTTGTCCGTGCAGCTCGTTTGAACACCCTAAAAGGGAATGGAATCAAAATAATGGTTACTCAAATGtcaaaaacatagaaagaaaTTGTTTGAGAACTCTGTTCAAGTTTAGTATCTTGAAGGACATCATTGGTATTAGTACCATTTAAGAGGTTTGCTCTCCAAGACTAAGTCAACACTTTGGCCTTTCTCCCTGAGTTTAGTAGCAACTTCAGCAGCTACTCCTTGAAGATCATAATCCAGTGCACAAACAATGTTATCTACTTCGAGGTTAAGTTTTGGTAGAAGTCCCTTTTCCTTCAGCAACTTTGAACCACAACCCATACATGCCCAAAGCACCAAAAGCACATGATAGAATCCATCcaaaagtcatatatatatatatgcaaacaCGTAGGCAAATCATACATAGACAGAGTTACCAAATGAGGAGATGAATATTTCTTCAATGAACATATATTCAGCTAATTATTGATGACCCTCTATTGATGCTTCACAGACCTGACATATGGGAATCATATATCATTTCTTCGCTATTTCTTTCTCTTCCTCTCATCCTTCTATTTAACCAAGTACTTTTTATTTTGCTTCACAATTTAGATATATTCATATTCAGTTTTGGTTTTCCCCCTCTTTTACTTCATGCAACAAAATGACACATGAATAACATGACTTATCACACCATAATGGTCCATGATTGACTGATATATAAAGCATCAATCTATTCACATACAACATAATCATGAATTTATTAGGCTTTAACTTACTTCCACAATGACGGCATCACCGAACCCAAAGCCACAAGCTGGAACATCATCCCCACCAAAAGTAGAAAGTAGTCGATCATATCGCCCACCGCCACAAATAGCTCTTAGCTTTCCTTGTCTATCAAAACCCtgagaaaaatatttattatattaaaagttcaaaaggagaaaaaaaaagaagggaaaatctaaattaaatattgTCATAagcttaaattttcattaaacaaCTCCGATGGTTGATGAAAGGTAAAACAGTGTAAAGACTTCCAGGACAGTCCGCTGGCAAATTAACTtcttgtaggcaaattcaatgcTATGAACACAAAGTTTGGATATAATTTCTTTAAACGGTACGCTGCCCTATAATCATAATATCTGCCAATTGTAAAGACCAATGGCATGTCTACTCATAATCCATCAAGATTTTCAATATAAGACTTTTGGCCCTTAGAGACCTACACGCCTACCCCCCCCCCCAAATAAAAGTTAAACCAATCAAGTTTACTAGCAGTAACAACATATTGCCATAGAAAAAGTTACATCCACAAGTAGGCATTGTAGAAGAAAACACTCAGAGAAAAAGTTACATCCACAACATCCATAAGGATCCCTTAGATTCAGTTTCTTATGCAAGCGCCCACACTCTATATCAATAGAGGAAAAACTATATCATAAATCTAACCTCAAAAACAATACCCGTGTAGTAGGCAAGACCACGAACAACAGATGCATCAAACTGAATCCACTCAGAGTAACCAAACTTCTCAGCAAGTGAGAACAGTTCTTTCAACTCAGCAACAGCTTCCCCAGCACCTCCAAGTATCTCTACATTTACGAAAGAATATGGCACAGACAATTAGGATTAAAATATTATCTTCTAATGGAAAACAGAACTATTTATAGTTAGTTATCAACAAAATGATTATGAGATATTTCAATAAAATCTGAATGATTTACAATTTACAGTCAGATTTGCATTAGAAACTTTTAATGTGGACATAGAAACTTGTTTGAGGGAATCTGAATGCAAGgataacatttcaaatatctgCTACAATCTCAAGAAAACTGAACATTTGGCAGCCATTattctttttctctttgtttgAGATGGTGATACGTTTTTACATTTTTTCATATTGGTTATACAGGCCATTATAAAAATGGACACACTGAAACTATCCCCATTGCCATGAAAGGATTTCATCTAAGCAAATTCATGAATGGTACACAAAAAAATATCTACTAGACCTATAAGCTAAGAATTTAATCAGATATGAGTTGGAGGAAGAACTGAAAGCTGAAAATAACCTTTGTTTTAAGTGCCTTCATCTAGGGTAATCCTTGATTCATTGACTTTTTACCCAACCCTACCCTATCCTATCCTACCCTACCCTACCTTACCCTACcattactttcttttcttttcttgttttctgGATAGGAGGGAGGAGGGTACCTAGCTTTTCCTtcgacacaaaaaaaaaaaaacaatctatTATCAATTAACATGCAGAAAAACCAACCTTCCAACTTAGTCAGTGACTTTATGGAAAGCACTTGTAATAGTTCCTCAATAGCCTCTTCTGATAACCCAGTAGCGTTCAACTCTCTCTTAATCTCATCTATTGGGATCTTTTCAATCTATTTCAGGAACAACAAAactacattaattaattaattaacaaatgcTTGAATAAAGAAACCAAAGAAAGGAGAATATGTAAATCCAGCCCTTGCAATGTTTctttcaaatttaaacaaaaagaaaaaagaggttaTAATCAGGCGACCAGAATTTTTTACcagttacaaaaaaaaaaagtacatgacTAAGAGAATAAAACCCAGAACTAAGGAAATcctaaatacttaattttaataaacTAACCTTGTCTATGATGATGCAAACCTTGCCAAACAAATTTTCCGGTACCGAGTAGCATCTCAAAACTTCTTGCAAGACCTGTGCAGTAGATATGAATTAAAATCTCAGAATATATAATTAACAGTGATTGCATGTTGCACTTTCGTAGAAAGTAAAGCATGCTGCAAGGACGAAAGCGTCATTAGAATATAGCATTTGCAACCATAACAATGAATGTATTCAAGAAAGTAAGGACAGACCTCAAATGGTCCATTTCATGCATGAGTGTACCTTTCGGCTTGAAACCTTAAAGCCAACATCTGATTCTGTGATACCAATTCTCTTGAAGAAAGCGACAATGGAAGAAATAAGTTCTGCCTCAGCCTACAAGAAAAAATGATAATCTTTATAACTAGAAAATGAAAGAAGGAATCTCCCAACAGAATCATACATGTGCACCATTTAAACCATATATATGTTAAAACAGTAAGTTCCTTGTACTCGGATCAACAAGCAACTCTCCGGTAGGATGTGAAGCAACCTAAAATTTACTAGTGTGTGTGTGTTTCTAAAAATATAAGGATGATATTCTGCACTTTTAGCGGGTAAGCACATATGAGCAGGGGATTGAGTAAAATAGTGTCCAAGCATATAGGACAATTAGGATGCTGCCACTGCTGTCCTACAGAGGTTATATAAACTATAATTACAGCAACGATTAAATGAAAGGCCATGCCCAGCCAATTGGTAACGAAAAATAGCATCTACAGAAGCTTAGTAGTTCATAAAGCATGTCAAGTTGGCAGCACATACGGTAACTTCAGGTAAACCAAGTATATCCATATTCCATTGATAGTGCTCACGGCGGCGGGCCCTTGTCATTCTCTCATACCTCCAACACTGACCAATGGCAAACCACTTCAATGGGAGGGATAAAGATTTtctgaaccaaaaaaaaaaaggatcaaattCTGGAATATGTACTCGGATAGAAAACTAATaccaaaatagataaataaataccCAAATATTTTTTCCAGTACAAAATATCAATCtttgaaatcaataaaaaaatgagaagaaaaattaAGTGGAACAAAAGTTCTTCATACCCTTTCTGTATCACCAGCCTTGCTAGAGAAGGTGTGAGCTCAGGCCTCAATGCAACACGGCGATTTCCCCGATCTTCAAAACAATACAACTGCACATAGAAATGGAAAACTGCAACAGTCATTGAGAACTTAGTCTAAAACAAAGTAAATGTAAACAAAACACTGGCAAATATCAAGCATTCATATTGTACATGCTCTCAATACTTTTGCTCTCATGCTGTCAAATGTCCA contains:
- the LOC107952913 gene encoding histidine--tRNA ligase, chloroplastic/mitochondrial, translated to MSPLSSSLLNPRLSFPLKPLFLFSQSSFAPRKFQIPRQFVSAKRKTFSALASEQSSATDNGGRSGGGGRSGALSPSPVVEEVQRIDVNPPKGTRDFPPEDMRLRTWLFNHFREVSRLFGFEEVDYPVLESEVLFIRKAGEEIRDQLYCFEDRGNRRVALRPELTPSLARLVIQKGKSLSLPLKWFAIGQCWRYERMTRARRREHYQWNMDILGLPEVTAEAELISSIVAFFKRIGITESDVGFKVSSRKVLQEVLRCYSVPENLFGKVCIIIDKIEKIPIDEIKRELNATGLSEEAIEELLQVLSIKSLTKLEEILGGAGEAVAELKELFSLAEKFGYSEWIQFDASVVRGLAYYTGIVFEGFDRQGKLRAICGGGRYDRLLSTFGGDDVPACGFGFGDAVIVELLKEKGLLPKLNLEVDNIVCALDYDLQGVAAEVATKLREKGQSVDLVLESKPLKWVFKRAARTNAQRLVLVGNTEWQKGMVGVKILSSGEQYEIKLDELE